The DNA region ACAGCTGAACGAGCATCGGCGTGCCGCGCATAATTTCAATATAGGCTGTAGCTAAGAACTTCAGGATACCGACCCCGGACATACGCATCAGCGCGATCACGAGACCGAGAATAAATCCGAAGAATACGCCTAGAGCCGATATAAGCAGCGTAAATTGAATGCCTTGCGCATAATAATCGCGGTATTTCCAGAAAAATTCGAAGGTATTGAGGTTCTCCTTCGTACGTCCGGCGGCAAGATCACTAGCCTCGTCGACGAACTTCTGGATCTGGTTATTCTCCTTCAGCCGTTTAAGCGTTGCGTTAATGCTGTCCAGAAGCTCCTGGTTGCCTTTGCGGACGCCGATGGCATACTCGTCATTCTCCGTCGTCGGCTTGGCGTCTGTAATCGCCATCGTTTCGACATTCATGTTCGTAAGGGCGATCGGATACTCCGCCAACACGACGTCAACGCGCTCCGAGTCCAGCTGGAGCATCAGATCCGGTATTTTATCCAGGGAGACGACCTGGGCATTCGGTATCTCTTTCGCGATCGTTTCCTGGATCGAGCTCTTCTGAACGCCGATACGCGCGCCTTCCAGGCTCTCAACGGTGTTGTATTTCTGTTCATCGCCCTTGCGCACCACGACCGACTGCTCGGCCGCGTAATACGGATCGGAAAAGTCGATGCTCTTGCGCCGTTCTTCCGTCGGGTTCATGCCCGAGATCACGAAATCGACCCGGCCGCTGGTCAGTTCCGGCAGCAGCGCATCAAAGGACGTATCTTTGATGACGAGCTCGGCGCCAAGATCCTTGGCGATCTCCTTCGCGATTTCAATATCAAATCCGACGATGGTATCTACGCCGTCGATCGTTTTGTGAAATTCATAAGGCGCATAATCGGCACTGGTGCCGAGAATGATGGTTTTCTTCTCGACCTCTGCATGCACGATGCTT from Paenibacillus ihbetae includes:
- a CDS encoding ABC transporter permease subunit (The N-terminal region of this protein, as described by TIGR01726, is a three transmembrane segment that identifies a subfamily of ABC transporter permease subunits, which specificities that include histidine, arginine, glutamine, glutamate, L-cystine (sic), the opines (in Agrobacterium) octopine and nopaline, etc.) codes for the protein MKRKFIAWMTLCMAVVLAFGSIVHAEVEKKTIILGTSADYAPYEFHKTIDGVDTIVGFDIEIAKEIAKDLGAELVIKDTSFDALLPELTSGRVDFVISGMNPTEERRKSIDFSDPYYAAEQSVVVRKGDEQKYNTVESLEGARIGVQKSSIQETIAKEIPNAQVVSLDKIPDLMLQLDSERVDVVLAEYPIALTNMNVETMAITDAKPTTENDEYAIGVRKGNQELLDSINATLKRLKENNQIQKFVDEASDLAAGRTKENLNTFEFFWKYRDYYAQGIQFTLLISALGVFFGFILGLVIALMRMSGVGILKFLATAYIEIMRGTPMLVQLFIIHYSLAAFDIKFTPIQSGILTLSLNSAAYLAEIFRAGIQGVDRGQLEAARSLGMTKGKAMRHIILPQALKGVLPAIGNEFVVIIKESSIVSFIGVFDIMYQAQILRGSTFAPLNPLLVAALIYFILTFVLSKLLGVWERKLSASDNR